The following coding sequences are from one Holophagales bacterium window:
- a CDS encoding PD40 domain-containing protein, with protein MTTFGSRPSFSPDGKALVFGVRVGGVDFAANSLGALPLRPPGSAPLDGSPPRLALTQVGRPSGRHGAAAWSPDGKLDPPFASYNRTSSEIWARRRGRLRGRRR; from the coding sequence GTGACGACGTTCGGCTCGCGTCCCTCGTTCTCGCCCGACGGCAAGGCCCTCGTCTTCGGAGTCAGGGTCGGTGGGGTCGACTTCGCGGCGAACTCGCTCGGCGCGCTCCCCCTCCGTCCTCCTGGATCGGCCCCCCTCGACGGTTCGCCGCCGCGCCTTGCCCTGACGCAGGTGGGGCGCCCGAGCGGCAGGCACGGCGCAGCAGCCTGGTCGCCCGACGGCAAGCTGGATCCGCCCTTCGCCAGCTACAACCGCACGTCCTCCGAGATCTGGGCCCGTCGGCGTGGACGGCTCAGGGGCCGGCGAAGGTGA
- a CDS encoding PD40 domain-containing protein, with the protein MNGGTRSSPWGRASSHGRRRCVVPPGFGRGGGQVFQGGPPLQTEVQLTSSAGLDVFPAFSPDGRALAYASDRSDGFGNLPPAPGIGKP; encoded by the coding sequence ATGAACGGCGGGACTCGCTCTTCGCCGTGGGGGCGTGCCTCCTCGCACGGCCGTCGCCGGTGCGTCGTTCCTCCTGGTTTCGGTCGGGGCGGGGGCCAGGTCTTCCAGGGAGGGCCGCCCCTCCAGACCGAAGTCCAGCTGACCTCATCCGCCGGCCTCGACGTCTTTCCCGCCTTCTCGCCCGACGGCAGAGCCCTGGCCTACGCGTCCGACCGGTCGGACGGATTCGGGAATCTACCGCCGGCCCCTGGCATCGGGAAGCCGTGA
- a CDS encoding PD40 domain-containing protein, with product MTRETGRNSPSAVSNDGKQIALSRRWRPGANQDIWIVSADGGDGVQTTDPSDDDYPHWFGGDRRLGFMSLRRGHRAFFSLDLATGRREDVVADTGRGTTRCASRRTARRSRSTPAAEDDAERLGRRAPGGTPRQITSDTELAAFPCWAPDGTTLAFEAKREEDVHVFTVPATGETPVQLTRGPGQSWPYSFSPDGSKIAFAGLRDGIWNVGWVSRDGKTDRTQTANRRLNTYTSASPPGRRPATPSTTGSPRRPGTYGSSRCHVEGRPGEEAGGKP from the coding sequence GTGACGCGCGAGACAGGGCGGAACTCCCCGTCAGCCGTCTCGAACGACGGCAAGCAGATCGCGCTCTCCCGGCGCTGGAGGCCCGGCGCGAACCAGGACATCTGGATCGTCAGCGCCGACGGCGGAGACGGCGTTCAGACGACCGATCCCTCCGACGACGACTACCCGCACTGGTTCGGCGGAGACCGCCGGCTCGGGTTCATGTCGCTCCGGCGCGGCCACCGCGCCTTCTTCTCCCTCGACCTCGCGACGGGGCGGCGGGAGGACGTGGTCGCCGACACCGGCCGGGGCACGACGCGATGCGCATCTCGCCGGACGGCACGAAGGTCGCGTTCCACTCCAGCCGCGGAGGACGACGCTGAACGTCTGGGTCGCCGAGCTCCCGGCGGGACGCCGCGGCAGATCACCTCCGACACCGAGCTCGCCGCGTTCCCGTGCTGGGCTCCCGACGGCACGACGCTCGCCTTCGAGGCCAAGCGCGAAGAGGACGTCCACGTCTTCACGGTTCCCGCCACCGGCGAGACGCCAGTCCAGCTGACCCGCGGGCCGGGGCAGAGCTGGCCCTACTCGTTCTCGCCGGACGGCTCGAAGATCGCCTTCGCCGGCCTGCGCGACGGCATCTGGAACGTGGGATGGGTCTCCCGCGACGGGAAGACGGATCGCACGCAAACGGCGAATCGCCGCCTCAATACCTACACGTCCGCTTCACCGCCTGGTCGCCGACCGGCGACGCCATCTACTACAGGCTCGCCGAGAC